The following coding sequences lie in one Helicoverpa zea isolate HzStark_Cry1AcR chromosome 14, ilHelZeax1.1, whole genome shotgun sequence genomic window:
- the LOC124636379 gene encoding inhibitor of nuclear factor kappa-B kinase subunit beta encodes MDDIIFIGDWIKERELGKGSFGTVVLWKHKKTDEKLAIKTCQWGNELTEKHRERWTKEVEMLQSCRNPNIVGTKDLPPEFETGLERANPSRLPILCMEYCSGGDLRQVLNKPESCSGLKEQQIRQILSDLRNAMHFLHQNKITHRDLKPENIVMHILDTVQTNVAVQGQRKVIYKLIDLGYAKEIDSNSVCASLVGTLQYLAPEIIYSKTYSNSVDFWSFGLVAFELICGRRPFLPFMAPVQWMPHVKKKAHENICVYETFHGDIEYSNEVFPENFISKPFKALIEDWLRIALEWDPRLRGRDAPSRVTFNIPSEQKEAASKIVIFDVLENILAKKIVKIFSVATLSPLAYEVDDATTVLMLKSKIFNDTQIPMSEQILITQMNYMEPADDECIVKYWNENIMLFLYNKKYIIKDNVKAIVPMAIQRCLEHPKTLYNFKNSQNLYKNGFYLVLSQMEIYDSLINGLFVRAESLKYEGKQLLLKHNSVDKNLGNLLAKHETLKQLTDAGKTHISALQDGPNGTNLLGGFEKIFKNTDDISERINKLQTAWTQLTVRLQSATRRSNEVITADINNFVTKYNYQAVYANAYKAFLAHKKAESMNRSREKQCTDITKISYDCLKVRSKILEEVHQQPFVLKLMDVSTEFSKIGDIVLNAADNTNKLAADLTNVLEELTNCTWSTISLVVKDAEGFAHVPYSVVSFEKKDFKIGEPVSNHCMRMTNKLEDDEELKSIIEDSLKIRKSQINLSMKLNSQKELLNKSILDFSFLKEA; translated from the coding sequence GTAGTGCTATGGAAACACAAAAAAACAGACGAGAAACTAGCTATCAAGACTTGCCAGTGGGGCAACGAGCTTACCGAGAAACACAGAGAACGATGGACGAAGGAAGTGGAAATGTTACAGAGCTGCAGGAATCCGAATATTGTGGGGACAAAGGATCTGCCGCCAGAGTTCGAAACGGGGCTGGAGCGCGCAAACCCCTCGCGCCTTCCAATACTCTGCATGGAATACTGCAGCGGCGGTGACCTTCGACAGGTGCTCAACAAGCCTGAATCCTGCTCAGGCCTAAAGGAACAACAAATCAGGCAGATACTGAGTGATCTCAGAAATGCCATGCATTTCCTCCATCAGAACAAAATAACACACAGAGACCTCAAGCCAGAGAACATAGTCATGCACATATTAGACACAGTACAGACCAATGTAGCAGTTCAAGGCCAAAGGAAGGTGATATACAAACTTATTGACCTCGGTTATGCTAAGGAAATAGATTCTAACTCTGTTTGTGCCAGTCTAGTTGGCACTTTACAATACTTAGCCCcagaaattatttatagtaaaaCCTACAGTAACTCTGTTGATTTCTGGTCATTTGGTTTGGTTGCATTTGAACTTATTTGTGGCAGGAGACCATTTTTGCCTTTCATGGCTCCTGTGCAGTGGATGCCACATGTTAAGAAGAAGGCTCATGAGAATATTTGTGTGTATGAAACTTTCCATGGTGACATTGAATATTCCAATGAAGTGTTCCCTGAAAACTTTATATCGAAACCGTTCAAAGCTCTCATTGAAGATTGGCTGAGAATTGCTTTAGAGTGGGACCCTAGGTTGAGAGGTAGGGATGCACCGTCCAGAGTCACATTCAACATACCATCAGAACAAAAAGAAGCAGCTAGCAAGATAGTTATTTTCGATgtccttgaaaatattttagcaaagaaaatagtcaaaatattttctgtagCAACATTGTCCCCACTAGCTTATGAAGTTGATGATGCAACTACAGTTCTAATGCTGAAATCGAAAATATTCAATGATACGCAGATACCCATGAGTGAACAGATATTAATCACTCAGATGAACTATATGGAGCCTGCAGACGATGAATGTATAGTTAAATATTGGAATGAAAACATCATGTTATTCTTGTACAATAAAAAGTATATCATCAAAGATAATGTGAAAGCAATAGTGCCAATGGCTATACAAAGGTGTCTAGAACACCCAAAGACATTATATAACTTCAAAAACAGCCAAAATCTATACAAAAATGGTTTCTATCTTGTCTTGTCACAAATGGAAATATATGACTCACTTATCAATGGATTATTTGTTAGAGCAGAGTCGTTGAAATATGAAGGAAAACAATTGCTACTCAAACATAACTCAGTTGATAAAAATCTTGGAAATCTTCTGGCTAAACATGAAACCCTGAAACAGTTGACTGATGCTGGTAAAACACACATTTCTGCATTACAAGATGGCCCTAATGGAACAAACCTTCTTGgtggttttgaaaaaatattcaaaaatacagATGATATTTCGGAAAGAATAAACAAACTGCAAACCGCGTGGACTCAACTTACAGTGCGACTTCAGTCTGCCACTAGACGAAGCAATGAAGTTATTACTGCAGATATCAACAACTTTGTTACAAAATACAATTACCAAGCAGTATATGCTAATGCTTACAAAGCCTTCTTAGCTCATAAAAAAGCAGAATCCATGAACCGATCAAGGGAGAAACAATGCACTGACATTACCAAAATAAGTTATGACTGTCTCAAAGTCAGAAGCAAGATATTAGAAGAAGTTCACCAACAACCATTTGTACTGAAACTTATGGACGTAAGCACAGAGTTCTCCAAGATTGGTGATATTGTACTCAATGCAGCagataatacaaataaattggcCGCTGACCTAACCAATGTTTTGGAGGAACTGACAAACTGTACTTGGTCAACTATCAGTCTTGTGGTGAAGGACGCTGAAGGTTTTGCACATGTTCCTTATAGTGTGGTGTCGTTTGAGAAGAAAGACTTCAAAATTGGTGAACCTGTGTCCAATCACTGCATGAGAATGACTAACAAGTTAGAAGATGACGAGGAACTAAAGTCCATTATTGAAGACAGTCTGAAAATCAGGAAGAGTCAAATCAATTTGTCTATGAAATTAAATTCCCAAAAAGAGCTGCTGAACAAATCAATATTAGACTTTAGCTTTTTAAAAGAAGCTTAA
- the LOC124636380 gene encoding uncharacterized protein LOC124636380: protein MEQQCKLLLYLDSRRYLHDMKTNCVDFLEQLTDKTVCKFPPLRFLLEVDIMDLFDMFPEIGELLIKEPTKVKNMCNDVLFACLQAIDLEIKNRIEYAQVAVTLRLRSVPRLLKSNPRHYNGLVTFDGLLISYSKPESYVYHSVWSCPEECEGSEVILHYIPKHPPKCFVCKSILFENSGLRRCGEQVTATFKIQEQLLLKRFQIPDDLFPKLNLGLRYILHVVGTKKNTVVWSLEKVIPLGAPITSPIPKDVEDLFKACKGIPWKFIYCLASSIGVNICPLNCFMHLKINLLLSLTSIKANAITGASIVHVLAGGFDTRYVGEIMTEAAKLADRHVILGTANSLASTALISSSGGVCMLPLPLHIYHQKQVSSVLSAIETGNINTGTGPTTLKSAVWAQGMNFKKMILFNVASVFGNVCRGDCGEYYDEIVDFMMQQAVEPVGVGKEEIQALKDVAKYIDLVAGIEVDLDDATENLLRSYFLAARKENTRSVSVGSMSALVAICLTSARLCRRKVANVDDAVFAIWLHVSGSPEPRFAPEEYLQTPADVRKLQKIINNFKDWLEQFTGSLL from the coding sequence ATGGAGCAACAATGTAAATTGCTGCTATACTTAGACAGCAGGCGTTACTTACATGACATGAAAACTAACTGCGTGGATTTCCTAGAACAATTAACTGACAAAACGGTTTGTAAGTTTCCACCATTACGATTTTTATTGGAGGTTGACATTATGGATTTATTTGATATGTTTCCCGAGATAGGGGAACTATTGATAAAAGAGCCaactaaagtaaaaaatatgtgcAACGATGTTTTGTTTGCATGCCTTCAGGCTATCGACCTCGAGATAAAGAATCGTATCGAATATGCGCAGGTTGCCGTAACACTCCGTTTGAGGAGCGTTCCCAGACTTTTGAAATCTAATCCTCGACATTATAATGGCCTGGTGACATTTGATGGATTGCTGATAAGTTATTCAAAGCCTGAGAGCTATGTTTACCATTCCGTTTGGTCATGTCCTGAGGAATGTGAAGGCAGCGAAGTTATCTTACACTACATACCCAAACACCCACCAAAATGCTTCGTGTGCAAAAGTATTCTATTTGAAAACAGCGGATTGAGGCGATGTGGAGAACAAGTAACTGCTACATTTAAAATTCAAGAGCAATTACTACTGAAACGTTTTCAAATTCCTGACGATTTATTTCCAAAGCTAAACCTCGGATTGAGATACATCTTGCATGTTGTTGGCACAAAAAAGAATACAGTTGTCTGGTCTTTAGAAAAAGTAATTCCTTTGGGTGCACCAATAACTAGCCCCATACCTAAAGATGTAGAAGATTTGTTCAAGGCTTGCAAAGGTATACCTTGGAAGTTCATATACTGTCTCGCTTCAAGTATAGGCGTGAATATTTGCCCTTTGAACTGCTTCATGCACCTTAAGATAAACCTGCTATTGAGTCTTACAAGTATAAAGGCAAACGCGATAACCGGTGCAAGTATTGTGCACGTCTTAGCTGGAGGATTTGATACTAGATATGTGGGAGAAATAATGACTGAAGCAGCTAAACTGGCTGATAGACACGTGATTTTAGGAACAGCAAATTCTTTGGCGTCAACTGCTTTAATAAGCAGTTCAGGAGGAGTCTGTATGCTACCATTACCTCTCCACATCTACCATCAGAAGCAAGTGTCATCTGTTCTCTCAGCTATAGAAACGGGGAATATAAATACTGGCACAGGACCAACGACGCTAAAGTCCGCAGTTTGGGCTCAAGGCATGAATTTCAAGAAGATGATTCTGTTCAACGTTGCCAGTGTGTTCGGTAATGTCTGTCGAGGTGATTGCGGAGAATACTACGACGAAATAGTCGACTTTATGATGCAGCAGGCCGTAGAACCAGTAGGTGTAGGTAAAGAAGAGATACAAGCCCTGAAAGATGTGGCAAAGTATATTGATCTCGTCGCAGGAATTGAAGTAGATTTAGACGATGCCACAGAGAATTTATTGAGGAGTTACTTTCTAGCTGCTCGTAAAGAGAATACAAGAAGTGTTTCGGTCGGCAGTATGAGCGCTCTGGTAGCAATTTGCTTGACTTCAGCCAGGCTTTGTCGTAGGAAGGTTGCGAACGTTGATGACGCTGTTTTCGCTATTTGGTTACACGTCAGCGGTAGTCCCGAGCCAAGGTTCGCCCCCGAAGAGTATCTACAAACCCCGGCAGACgtgagaaaattacaaaaaataattaataacttcAAAGATTGGTTAGAACAATTTACCGGTAGTTTACTTTGA
- the LOC124636324 gene encoding neurogenic differentiation factor 2-like yields the protein MNGAGQVGGVSVFFLRRRCAGGVVAWGGRRRHSMPDHDKYQLRPRAARSREPRARRTPQPLSKYRRKTANARERSRMREINRAFETLRRAVPASAITGTPVPCEKLTKITTLRLAMRYITALSAALRETSPEPEGARPERWPSPLCSDLSEFSTEQETPSEFAEDSLSPFDSFFAEFDCDYIDRTFA from the coding sequence ATGAACGGAGCGGGGCAAGTGGGCGGAGTGAGCGTATTTTTCTTGCGGCGACGTTGCGCGGGCGGCGTGGTCGCGTGGGGCGGCCGCCGGCGTCACTCCATGCCCGATCACGACAAGTACCAGCTGCGGCCCCGCGCCGCGCGCAGCCGCGAGCCGCGCGCGCGCCGCACGCCGCAGCCGCTCAGCAAGTACCGCCGGAAGACGGCCAACGCCAGGGAGCGCAGCCGCATGCGCGAGATCAACCGCGCCTTCGAGACGCTGCGCCGCGCCGTGCCCGCGTCCGCCATCACGGGCACGCCGGTGCCCTGCGAGAAGCTCACCAAGATCACCACGCTGCGGCTGGCCATGCGCTACATCACGGCGCTGTCGGCGGCGCTGCGGGAGACCAGCCCGGAGCCCGAGGGCGCGCGCCCCGAGCGCTGGCCCTCGCCGCTGTGCTCCGACCTGTCGGAATTCTCCACGGAGCAGGAGACGCCGTCGGAGTTCGCGGAGGACTCGCTGTCGCCGTTCGACTCGTTCTTCGCTGAGTTCGACTGCGACTACATCGACCGGACATTCGCGTGA